Genomic DNA from Methanofollis fontis:
CGCTCTGCTGCTCGTGCTCACCATGACCGGGGACCTTCCGGGCCCCGCCCTATCGCAACGACTGCCTCCCCCCCGAGGGGGGAGGAGGAGCGACCGATAGGGAGCGGGGGAGAGGGGTCGATCCCGACCATCTCCTGTTGTCCCTCATCGGTGTCGCACAAACAAAAAGCCGCACATGTGCAGCGGCGGGTTCCGGGGTGGAGACGGGACGCAAACCGGCAAAAGGGGCGAATTCCATCTTAAAACCTCCCAAAAACAAAACCGGATGGTTTAAGCCGGCTTCCTCCTCACATATCGTCTATAAAATATCTGATGGCCCATGAACCGTAAGAACAAAACTCCCACCAGAAAACAGACGCCGGAGGAGTCAGTGAGCCAGATCCTGATCAGGGCCATCGAACAATGGGAAACCCAGGGACGACGGCATAAGCGGTCCGGCTGAGACCGAACACACCCTTCCAGATTTCGGCCCAATTCGCACCGATTTCCGCCCGTTTTCCCGCCCTTTTCGTCACCTCTCCCCACCATTCCGACCCATCGCTCCTGATCACGCTTCCGCACCCCTGGAACTCCAGATGAAACGGCACCATTTCTCCTCAAATCCCAAAAATACCCTCAGAACACCCCGATCCGAAAAACAGCCCGGAATATCGAGATCTAAACGCTCAAAATCGAAAACTACGCCCAGAATAGAGAGATTGCCGCACAGGAGAAGAGGGGTTTTCACCCCCCTCAGTTCAGGGCCGCGACCCCGTCCGCCCAGGTCTCGACGGTGGCGAGGATGGCGTCGTCCTCATACGAGGTGATCCGCACGCTCTCGCGGGCGAAGGTGACGTAATAGGTCTCCCCGTTGGCGTCATGGCACCGCAGCTGGCAGCTGAAGGCGTCGGCGTCCGGGTTCCGGACGGCGTCTCCGCCCATGGCCGCCTCCAGGGCGGCGTTGGCGGCGAGTTCGGTGGCGGCGGCGTTGAACCCGGACATATCCGGGGCCTTTGCGCTCACCGACCCGACGACGCTGCCCTCGCCGTCCTCGTAGTTCACCCGAACGGTGTAGGACTGGCGGTTGCGCTCCACGCCCGGATGGGTGGACCCACCCTGCACATACTCCACGCACCCCCAGGGGTTGGTGGCGATCACGTCGGCGATGATCCCCTCGAAGGTCGCAATATCGGCGATTGCGGCCGGGATCTGCCGGACGGCGGTCTTGGTGTTGCTGGTCTCGACAAAGTCTGCCATGGTTTGGTACTCCTGCCAGCATGCTCCCGGGTGCATGACAGGCACACCACAATATTACCATAAGTAATATTAATCTGCCTTATCAACACTGTATCGAGCATGGAGGAGCGCAGCACCCGGGAGGTGGTGGCCGAGACCGCCCGGGACGTGAAATGGATCTGCCGGACGCTTGCACGGATGGAGGAGCAGGGCGACCGGACCGAGGAGCGCCTCCGCTCCCTGGAGGGCTGGCAGAGCGAAACGGTGGGGGAGGCGAGGCGGGATAGGCAGATCGCCGCCGGGGCGGGGGGAGTTGTGGGGGGAGCGGTGGCGATCGTGCTGCAGATGATGGGGTGGGGGTGAAGGGTTACCCCTCTTTGCCCCGGGCACCATCACGCACTGATCACGCATTATCACGCATTGATCACGCACTTATCACGGTGAGCCCCATCCCCCCACTTTCAACTTTCGCCCCACACGCGCCGCACCCCTATATACCGCGACCGCCACCCATCACGCATGACACATCACCCCCTCATGGCCGACCAGACGCTCTTCCGCGACCCCGACCTCTTCGACGCCGACCACCTCCCCGAGACCTTCCACTACCGCGACACCCAGATGGAGGCCCTCGCCCTCTCCCTGCGCCCCGCCCTCCGCGGCGGTTCGCCCCTGAACACCGTGCTCCGCGGCCCGCCCGGCACCGGCAAGACCACCGCCGCCCGCTACATCTTCGCCCAGGTCGAGGAGACGACCTGCAGGGTCGTGCCCATCCTCGTCTCCTGCCAGGCGGAAAGGACGGCGCACACCGTCTACACCAAACTCTTCACCGCCCTCATCGGCCACCCGCCACCCTCCCACGGCACCTCCGGCACCAGCCTCCTCGCCGCGGTGGGCCGCACCCTTGCGGAGCGGGGGACGGTGCTCGTCGTCGGCCTGGACGACGCCAACTACCTCGCCCCGAAGGGAGTGCTGAACGAGGTGCTCGCCCGCATCCTCCGCCTGCACGAGAGTTATCCCGGGGCAAGGACCGGCGTGGTGATGACCGACTCCTCCACCGACACCGATCTCTCCCGCGTCCTCGACCGTGCGACCTACTCCGTGCTCTGCCCGAACGAGGTCGCCTTCCACCCCTATACCGCAGAGGAGGTGCGGGGCATCCTTGGCGACCGCCTGCAGGTCGGGGTGTATCCGGGCGTTGTGCCGCCGGCGGTCCTGGACCTCGTCGTCGAACGGACGGTGGCCTGCGGAGACGTGCGGGTGGGGCTGCACCTCCTGAATGAGGCGGTGCTCCATGCCGAGCGGGCGGGGAGGACGGCGGTGGAGGTCGGGGACGTCGAGGCGGCGTTTGCGGTCGCCAGGCACACCCGCCTTACCGCCGGTGTGCAGACCCTCGCACCCCAGGAGAGGGCGGTGCTCTCTGTGCTTGCGGGCATGGTCCGGCGGGGGGAGGAGACGACCTCGGGCCGGGTGTATGAGGCGGTCGCGGCGGTCGAGCCGATGTGTTATACGAGGTTTTATGAACGGTTGAAGAGGCTGGAGGCGCTGGACCTGGTGACGAGGCGGCAGCGGAAGATCGGGCAGGGGTGGACGCGGGAGATCGTGGTGCGCGAGGGGGTGGAGGAGATGGTCGGGCCGGTGCCGGCAGGTTCATCGGGGGCGTCGTTACAGTCTGTTACAGGAGTTGCTGAGGATGAAAAATGTCGATATGAAGGTGGACGGGGATAGGCTGGTGATCACGGTCGATCTCTCACAGGAGTTTGGGGCGTCGAAGACCGGGAAGTCGATCACGATCGCCTCGACCGAGGGGAATGTGTCGGTGCCGGGGCGGGAGGAGATCAAGATCGGGGTGAATGTGTATAGGAAGAAGTGAGGTATTGTTGTGGC
This window encodes:
- a CDS encoding ORC1-type DNA replication protein, producing MTHHPLMADQTLFRDPDLFDADHLPETFHYRDTQMEALALSLRPALRGGSPLNTVLRGPPGTGKTTAARYIFAQVEETTCRVVPILVSCQAERTAHTVYTKLFTALIGHPPPSHGTSGTSLLAAVGRTLAERGTVLVVGLDDANYLAPKGVLNEVLARILRLHESYPGARTGVVMTDSSTDTDLSRVLDRATYSVLCPNEVAFHPYTAEEVRGILGDRLQVGVYPGVVPPAVLDLVVERTVACGDVRVGLHLLNEAVLHAERAGRTAVEVGDVEAAFAVARHTRLTAGVQTLAPQERAVLSVLAGMVRRGEETTSGRVYEAVAAVEPMCYTRFYERLKRLEALDLVTRRQRKIGQGWTREIVVREGVEEMVGPVPAGSSGASLQSVTGVAEDEKCRYEGGRG